CGGTCTTGTCGAGGACGACGGTGTCGACGCGGCGGGTGGACTCCAGGACCTCCGGGCCCTTGATGAGGATGCCGAGGGTGGCGCCGCGGCCGGTGCCGACCAGCAGGGCGGTCGGGGTGGCGAGGCCGAGTGCGCAGGGGCAGGCGATGATGAGGACGGCGACGGCCGCGGTGAACGCCGCGGCGGCGCCGGCCCCGGCACCGAGCCAGTAGCCGAGCGTGCCGACGGCCAGCGCGATCACGACCGGCACGAACACACCGGACACCCGGTCGGCGAGCCGCTGCACCTGCGCCTTCCCCGACTGGGCCTCCTCCACGAGCCGCGCCATCTGCGCCAGCCGCGTGTCGGCGCCGACCCGGGTGGCGCGCACCACCAGGCGTCCGCCGGAGTTGACGGTGGCGCCGGTGACCGCGTCACCCGGCCCCACCTCGACGGGGACCGGCTCGCCGGTGAGCATCGAGGTGTCCACCGCCGAGGATCCGTCCTCGACGACGCCGTCGGTGGCGATCTTCTCACCGGGACGCACCACGAACCGGTCGCCGGCCACGAGCAGGTCGCTCGGCACGCGGGTCTCGGCGCCGTCACGCAGCACCGCGACGTCCTTGGCGCCGAGGTCGAGCAGCGCGCGCAGCGCGGAACCGGCGCGCCGTTTGGCGCGGGCCTCGAAGTAGCGGCCGGCCAGGATGAACGCGGTGACGCCTGCCGCGGCCTCCAGGTAGATGTTGGAGCCCCCCGACAGGCGCTCGGCGGTGAACTCGAAGCCGTGGGTCATGCCGGGCAGGCCGGCGTCGCCGAGGAACAGGGCCCACAGCGACCAGCCGAACGCGGCGAGCGTGCCGAGCGACACCAGCGTGTCCATGGTGGCGGCGCCGTGCCGCAGGTTGGTCCACGCCGCACGGTGGAACGGCCACCCGCCGTACACGACCACCGGCGCGGCGAGCGTGAGGGAGAGCCACTGCCAGTAGGTGAACTGCAGCGGCGGGATCATCGCCATGGCGATCACGGGGACGGAAAGGATCAGGGAGACGATCAGGCGCTGCCGCAGCGGCCGCAGCTCGTCCTCCGGCTCCCCCGGTTCGCCGGTCCTCTCCGGCGGCGCGGGAAGGGTGGCGGTGTACCCGGCCTTCTCGACCTCGGCGATCAGGTCGCGCGGGTCGAGCCCGCCGGGGTACTCGACCCTGGCCTTCTCGGTGGCGTAGTTGACCGTGGCCGTGACGCCGTCGAGCCTGTTGAGCTTGCGCTCGATGCGGTTGGCGCACGACGCGCAGGTCATGCCGCCGATCGCCAGCTCCACCGTGCCGGGGTCCCCCGCCATCCTCGTCACCTCCCGCGCCGCTTCCCTCATGACCGGTCTACCACCTGGTAGCCGGCCTCCTCGACGGCGGCCGTGATCGCGGCATGGTCGTCCGCCGCGTCCCCTTCCACGACGACCATGCCGGTCGCGAGATCGACCCGCACACCGGTCACACCGGGGACGGCGCCGACCTCCTCCTGCACCGAGCTGACACAGTGACCACAGGTCATTCCCTTGACGGTGTACGTGGCGGTCATCGGGGATCATTCCTTCCATCGGCTGTCTCACCACCATACACCCTACCCCCCCTAGGTATATCGACCGGAGGGGCCGGCGTCCCCGGAACAGCGATGCGACCGTACGCGCCTCAGCGCACGACGCGCTCCAGATGCAGCGCCAGCCCCTCGGCCGCCGCCTCCACCATGCGCAGGACCTCGACGAACCCCTCGGGCCCGCCGTAGTACGGGTCCGGCACCTCTGCGTCCCTCGGGGCCGCGGGATCGAAGGACCGGAACAGCCGCAGGTCGGCCCCGACGGGAGCGATCCGGCGAAGCGCGCGGAGGTTCTCGGCGTCCATGGCCAGCACCAGATCGGTGCGCGCGAACCAGCCCGCCTCGAACCGCCGCGCACGATGCGACGACCCGTCGTACCCATGGCGCGACAGCACCGCCGCGGCCCGCTCGTCCATGGGCCGCCCCGCGTGCCACCCCTCGGTCCCCGCGCTGTCCACGGTGACCACCTCACCCAGGCCGCGCTCCTCAAGCACCCTGCGTACGACCACCTCGGCGATGGGTGATCGGCAGATGTTCCCCAGGCACACCAGGCAGACACGATGACTCATGCACTCAAGTCTGCTGCAACGTCCATTCCTCCCGGTCCAGCGCGTACTCCACGTCGCCGTGCTCGGCGCCTTCGATGTACTCCGGCCACTCCTCGAAGAAGGTCCTGACCAGTCTGAGGCCCGCCTTCTCCAGCGCGCGGCGGGAGGCGTGGTTGACCGTCATGGTGGTGGCCACGACGCGATCGGCGTCCAGAGCGGTGAAGGCCTCGCGTACCAGGGCCCGTGCGCCTTCCGCGGCGAAACCGCGACCCCATGCGGCGGGGAGGAGACGGAAACCCAGCTCGGTGCCGTCGTGCAGGCCGCGGGTCGTGGCGGGACGCAGCGAGAACCAGCCGAGGAAATCGCCGGTCGTCTTCTCCACGGCGGCCAGGCAGCCGAGCCGGGGAGGTCGTTCCCGGTATTCGCGCAGGAGTGCGGGGAGGGTCTCCGACAGCACGACGTGGCGGGGGACGGGACGGCCGTCGTCGATGTGGCGCATCACGCGGGGGTCGCCGTGCAAGGCGGCGAGCGCCTCCGCGTCGGCCTCGGTGAGGCGGCGCAGGCGCAGTCGCGCGGTTTCCAGGTACGCGGTCACGTCGTGCATCCGACCATCGGCGACGTGGGGACCGCAAACGTTTTCCCGGTACGCGGCAGGCGCTGGGTCAGCTGAGGCAGTCCTCGTCGAGGCAGCCCTCCGAGGCGGTGATGACGGCGCGCATGTTGCGTTCCATCATGCGCAGCGCGGCGTCGGCGAGGTCCGGGTGGATGTGGGCCACGCAGTCCTGGGGGATCATGATCGAGTAGTGGCGCACGTAGGCGTCGAGCGCCGTGTACAGGACGCACTGCTCGGTGACCTGGCCGGTCAGGATGATCGTCTCGACCTCGCGGTGGTGGAGCAGGTACTCCAGGGATGTGCCGAAGAAGGCGCTGTGCCTGACTTTCGGGAGGAAAGGACAGTCGGCCGGCGGCAGCAACGGCTCCACCAGGTCGGGCCGTTCCCCTT
The window above is part of the Sphaerisporangium rubeum genome. Proteins encoded here:
- a CDS encoding heavy metal translocating P-type ATPase yields the protein MREAAREVTRMAGDPGTVELAIGGMTCASCANRIERKLNRLDGVTATVNYATEKARVEYPGGLDPRDLIAEVEKAGYTATLPAPPERTGEPGEPEDELRPLRQRLIVSLILSVPVIAMAMIPPLQFTYWQWLSLTLAAPVVVYGGWPFHRAAWTNLRHGAATMDTLVSLGTLAAFGWSLWALFLGDAGLPGMTHGFEFTAERLSGGSNIYLEAAAGVTAFILAGRYFEARAKRRAGSALRALLDLGAKDVAVLRDGAETRVPSDLLVAGDRFVVRPGEKIATDGVVEDGSSAVDTSMLTGEPVPVEVGPGDAVTGATVNSGGRLVVRATRVGADTRLAQMARLVEEAQSGKAQVQRLADRVSGVFVPVVIALAVGTLGYWLGAGAGAAAAFTAAVAVLIIACPCALGLATPTALLVGTGRGATLGILIKGPEVLESTRRVDTVVLDKTGTVTEGRMTLVETVPAAGEDPAEILRLAGALEHASEHPIAQAVARAAADAGPLPVPEDFTNVEGLGVQGVVDGHAVLAGRPRLLAEWSQPFPPELERAVAQAHATARTAVAVGWDGRARGVLVVADTVKPTSAEAVASLRSLGLTPYLLTGDNETAARTVAAAVGIPAGHVIAEVLPADKMDAVKRLQSEGRTVAMIGDGVNDAAALAQADLGLAMGTGTDAAIEASDLTLVRGDLTVAADAIRLSRRTLAIIKSNLFWAFAYNVAALPLAAAGLLTPMIAGAAMALSSVFVVTNSLRLRRFT
- a CDS encoding heavy-metal-associated domain-containing protein; the protein is MTATYTVKGMTCGHCVSSVQEEVGAVPGVTGVRVDLATGMVVVEGDAADDHAAITAAVEEAGYQVVDRS
- a CDS encoding low molecular weight protein-tyrosine-phosphatase encodes the protein MSHRVCLVCLGNICRSPIAEVVVRRVLEERGLGEVVTVDSAGTEGWHAGRPMDERAAAVLSRHGYDGSSHRARRFEAGWFARTDLVLAMDAENLRALRRIAPVGADLRLFRSFDPAAPRDAEVPDPYYGGPEGFVEVLRMVEAAAEGLALHLERVVR
- a CDS encoding GNAT family N-acetyltransferase; amino-acid sequence: MHDVTAYLETARLRLRRLTEADAEALAALHGDPRVMRHIDDGRPVPRHVVLSETLPALLREYRERPPRLGCLAAVEKTTGDFLGWFSLRPATTRGLHDGTELGFRLLPAAWGRGFAAEGARALVREAFTALDADRVVATTMTVNHASRRALEKAGLRLVRTFFEEWPEYIEGAEHGDVEYALDREEWTLQQT
- a CDS encoding cysteine hydrolase family protein; amino-acid sequence: MGATALIVVDMLNPYDHEDVDLLVKSAERVVPPLARLVRQAHDRDDIDLIYVNDNHGDFTASRDEITDRAREGERPDLVEPLLPPADCPFLPKVRHSAFFGTSLEYLLHHREVETIILTGQVTEQCVLYTALDAYVRHYSIMIPQDCVAHIHPDLADAALRMMERNMRAVITASEGCLDEDCLS